In Synergistales bacterium, one genomic interval encodes:
- the trxB gene encoding thioredoxin-disulfide reductase — protein MEKRELVIIGAGPAGMSAAIYGKRSGLDVLLLEQGMPGGQVNITDEIENWPGVQHASGPELVDSFRKHAEKFGTEFREADVKSVELRDGEKVVVTDQGELQAEAVIVATGASFRKLGCPGESDYTGRGVSYCAVCDGAFFEEQTIAVIGGGNTAVEEAVYLTQFAEKVYIIHRRDSFRADRVAIEQAMSNDRIVPVWNSVVESIQGTDMVEKVVLRNTKTGETSELPVAGVFVFVGSTPNDEAVRGLLESSKGGWITTKESMETSVEGIFAAGDVRDKFLRQVVTAASDGAVAAMAAYGYISQQLHLRSTLLEPEETTAFFYSSIDEKQAHLSAELETWLDENGKELTLIDGYTNARMAEKLDLEKMPVLVKFKRGAVESATVVHSLEDIKSQL, from the coding sequence ATGGAAAAGCGTGAACTGGTCATTATCGGGGCGGGTCCAGCCGGCATGTCGGCAGCCATATACGGCAAACGTTCCGGCCTTGATGTGCTCCTGCTGGAACAGGGCATGCCCGGCGGACAGGTCAATATCACCGATGAAATCGAGAATTGGCCGGGAGTCCAGCACGCCTCCGGGCCGGAACTGGTTGACAGCTTTCGCAAGCATGCGGAGAAATTCGGCACCGAATTTCGTGAAGCCGATGTGAAGTCCGTTGAGCTGCGGGACGGTGAAAAGGTCGTCGTTACGGACCAGGGAGAGCTGCAGGCGGAAGCTGTTATTGTCGCTACCGGTGCGAGTTTCCGGAAACTCGGATGTCCCGGAGAGAGCGACTATACAGGCCGTGGCGTAAGCTACTGCGCCGTCTGCGACGGTGCGTTCTTTGAAGAGCAGACCATCGCCGTGATCGGAGGAGGGAACACCGCGGTCGAGGAGGCGGTCTATCTCACTCAGTTTGCGGAAAAGGTGTACATTATCCACCGTCGGGATAGCTTTAGAGCCGATCGCGTAGCGATCGAGCAGGCTATGTCCAACGACAGGATCGTTCCCGTCTGGAACAGTGTGGTCGAATCGATCCAGGGGACGGACATGGTGGAGAAGGTGGTGCTCCGTAACACCAAAACGGGAGAGACCAGCGAGCTGCCGGTAGCCGGAGTCTTTGTCTTTGTGGGATCCACCCCCAACGACGAAGCGGTACGAGGCCTTCTGGAAAGCAGCAAGGGTGGCTGGATCACAACGAAGGAATCCATGGAAACCTCCGTAGAGGGAATCTTCGCCGCCGGCGACGTACGCGACAAATTTCTCCGACAGGTCGTTACCGCAGCCTCGGACGGTGCTGTAGCAGCAATGGCAGCCTACGGATACATCTCCCAGCAGCTGCATCTCCGGAGCACCCTGCTGGAACCCGAGGAAACCACGGCTTTCTTCTACTCCAGCATTGACGAAAAACAGGCGCATCTTTCCGCGGAACTGGAAACCTGGCTTGACGAAAACGGGAAAGAGCTTACCCTTATTGATGGGTACACGAATGCTCGAATGGCAGAAAAACTTGACCTGGAGAAGATGCCCGTTTTGGTCAAATTCAAAAGGGGCGCCGTGGAGTCCGCAACGGTGGTCCATTCATTGGAAGACATCAAGTCCCAGCTCTAG
- a CDS encoding 1-phosphofructokinase family hexose kinase yields the protein MIVTVTLNPAVDEEYLLPEFTPGGWSRANKVVRSPGGKGINVSMVLSQLGVESAAMGFLAGFNGEYIRDALRRERIATNFVHVPGETRTNVYIVDEIGHVETGIAELGPYIPEEAIKRFETNFERMLHRAELVSIGGSLPPGVPQDAYRDLIDLANAKGIPTCVDAAGASLMAAIEKGPTIAKVDHRFMSKMAGVPLTSLDNLIDIVSKVHDHGVQYAVTSYRTYGDVFFTPEGIFLAELERRRVVSLFGASDALIGGMLLAYQEGMDIQEGIRFCMACAWQDSLQVEKGVSTREAVEELMPKVRVEKLD from the coding sequence GTGATCGTAACTGTAACGCTGAACCCGGCAGTTGACGAAGAGTATCTGTTGCCCGAGTTCACCCCGGGCGGCTGGTCCCGTGCGAATAAGGTTGTCCGTTCTCCGGGAGGAAAGGGCATCAACGTTTCCATGGTGCTCTCTCAGTTAGGCGTCGAATCGGCCGCGATGGGGTTTCTCGCAGGATTCAACGGGGAATATATCCGTGATGCCCTGCGGCGGGAACGGATCGCGACGAATTTCGTCCATGTGCCTGGCGAAACCAGAACAAATGTGTACATTGTTGATGAAATAGGGCATGTGGAAACGGGGATCGCCGAGTTAGGCCCCTACATCCCCGAAGAGGCGATCAAGCGCTTTGAAACCAACTTTGAGCGGATGCTCCATCGGGCGGAGCTGGTCAGCATTGGTGGTTCACTGCCTCCCGGCGTACCCCAGGATGCCTACCGGGATCTGATTGACCTGGCGAACGCCAAGGGAATTCCGACCTGTGTCGATGCAGCCGGTGCATCCCTCATGGCGGCCATCGAGAAGGGTCCTACCATAGCAAAGGTAGACCATCGTTTTATGTCAAAAATGGCGGGGGTTCCTTTGACCTCGCTTGACAACCTGATTGACATTGTCTCAAAGGTACATGACCATGGGGTACAGTACGCCGTGACATCCTACCGCACTTACGGCGACGTGTTCTTCACTCCTGAAGGTATCTTTCTTGCCGAACTGGAGCGACGGAGAGTGGTTTCCCTTTTCGGAGCCAGTGACGCGCTCATCGGCGGTATGCTCCTGGCCTACCAGGAGGGAATGGACATCCAGGAGGGAATCCGCTTCTGCATGGCCTGCGCCTGGCAGGATTCACTGCAGGTTGAAAAGGGAGTCAGTACTCGGGAGGCTGTGGAAGAGCTGATGCCAAAGGTCCGCGTTGAAAAACTGGATTAG
- a CDS encoding CBS domain-containing protein, with protein sequence MKLAEVMDRDLSAITRDTLLGEAIEILCRHRLSGIPVVDSVNKVVGFISEKDIVKAALPGYFEYLRDSSFIPDFGQFHNRLHKISREPVEKYMISDVATFSEDDSDFSVAMVLIQKNFKRAPVVQNGELVGIVNRADLLERIMSSDEEKKHHSE encoded by the coding sequence ATGAAGCTAGCTGAGGTAATGGACCGTGATCTAAGCGCGATTACCAGGGACACACTGCTGGGTGAGGCGATTGAGATTCTCTGCAGGCACAGGCTCTCAGGCATTCCCGTTGTGGACAGTGTCAACAAGGTTGTAGGGTTCATCAGCGAGAAGGACATCGTCAAGGCTGCGCTCCCCGGGTACTTCGAGTACCTTCGCGATTCATCATTCATTCCGGATTTCGGCCAGTTCCATAATCGCCTGCACAAAATCAGCCGGGAACCTGTCGAAAAGTATATGATCTCTGATGTTGCAACCTTTTCAGAGGATGACAGCGATTTTTCCGTAGCGATGGTGCTGATTCAGAAGAACTTCAAACGCGCCCCTGTGGTGCAGAACGGGGAGCTTGTAGGCATCGTGAACAGGGCGGACTTGCTGGAACGCATTATGTCCAGTGACGAAGAAAAAAAGCATCATTCGGAGTAA
- the fliS gene encoding flagellar export chaperone FliS: MSMSMQDAQNAYQTNQIQTASREQLLLLTYDIGIRACLHAEKAIEARDVESSNTLLKKAQDVIRELMVTLDTENGGDFAQQLMSLYEFMFYQLVEANVEKTGDKVASVREMLQELRDTWKEAMDQMADQQPKESQWSSEGGMYDGTATANQQRRAPASVPKGGGFSVAG, encoded by the coding sequence ATGAGTATGAGCATGCAGGATGCCCAGAACGCCTATCAGACGAACCAGATTCAGACCGCTTCGAGAGAGCAGCTGTTACTCCTTACCTACGATATTGGGATCAGGGCCTGCCTCCATGCCGAGAAGGCAATCGAGGCAAGGGATGTCGAATCCAGCAACACCTTGTTGAAAAAGGCTCAGGACGTTATCCGAGAACTCATGGTGACCCTGGACACGGAAAACGGGGGCGATTTTGCACAGCAACTGATGAGCCTCTACGAATTTATGTTCTATCAGCTCGTTGAGGCCAATGTGGAAAAGACAGGCGACAAGGTTGCCTCTGTACGGGAGATGCTGCAAGAACTGCGGGATACCTGGAAAGAGGCAATGGATCAGATGGCCGATCAGCAACCCAAAGAGTCGCAATGGTCCAGCGAAGGCGGCATGTACGACGGAACAGCCACTGCGAATCAGCAGCGTCGTGCTCCTGCAAGCGTTCCCAAAGGAGGGGGCTTTAGTGTTGCCGGATGA
- the flgN gene encoding flagellar export chaperone FlgN, with amino-acid sequence MLPDDVATPLKELLEQERLLYSQLHDKVQLEERCVEEAEWEKLLQVLQEKQALISQQENLQEQWAEWAAFLGVEGTRESPAFWNAVAHRLTSSKYKELAGGVEEIRQLAAATLSRERKVQDRLEQDIEALRAQMMQIQRGKAAYRSYMKAGGDVYRIVEPRS; translated from the coding sequence GTGTTGCCGGATGATGTCGCCACCCCCCTCAAAGAGCTCCTGGAACAGGAACGATTGCTATACAGCCAACTGCACGACAAGGTGCAGCTGGAAGAACGCTGTGTGGAAGAGGCGGAATGGGAGAAACTCCTGCAGGTCTTACAGGAAAAACAGGCGCTGATCTCACAGCAGGAGAACCTCCAGGAACAGTGGGCAGAGTGGGCGGCCTTTCTCGGTGTCGAAGGTACCAGGGAAAGCCCCGCGTTCTGGAATGCTGTGGCACATCGGCTGACCTCGTCGAAATACAAGGAATTGGCGGGAGGCGTTGAAGAGATCCGACAGTTGGCCGCCGCCACCCTGTCCCGGGAACGCAAGGTACAGGATCGGCTCGAACAGGATATCGAGGCGCTCCGTGCGCAGATGATGCAGATACAGCGTGGGAAGGCCGCCTACCGGAGTTACATGAAGGCCGGAGGCGATGTATACCGAATTGTCGAGCCCAGATCATAG